One genomic region from bacterium encodes:
- a CDS encoding DUF58 domain-containing protein, translating into MAAAAPNYRQFLEPATVSKLHNLNLVARLVVEGFITGLHRSPYHGFSVEFAEHRPYMPGDDIRHIDWKVYAKTHRYYLKEYEEETNLKAWLLLDASASMGYGSGAVTKLQYATFLAAALAYLMIGQRDAVGLVTFDKTIRRYLPPRSISSYLSLLLQEMQNTTPSAITDVAQTLHQMAERIHRRGLIMLFSDLLDEPQRIISGLKHFRHNHHEVIVFHLLDPLERSFDFSEEGLFIDIENGDTMTTQPWHIRGDYRRLMAGHIETLRRQCRENRIDYVLMDTGVSFEGALLQYLSKRQRIGG; encoded by the coding sequence ATGGCCGCCGCCGCGCCGAACTACCGGCAGTTCCTCGAGCCCGCGACTGTATCCAAGCTGCACAATCTCAACCTCGTCGCTCGCCTGGTGGTCGAGGGCTTTATCACCGGACTGCACCGCAGCCCTTACCATGGCTTCAGCGTCGAATTTGCCGAACACCGCCCCTACATGCCTGGGGACGACATCCGCCACATCGACTGGAAGGTCTACGCCAAGACCCACCGCTACTACCTCAAGGAGTACGAGGAGGAGACCAATCTCAAGGCCTGGCTCTTGCTCGACGCGTCAGCCTCCATGGGCTACGGCTCGGGGGCGGTCACCAAACTGCAATATGCCACCTTCCTGGCGGCTGCCCTGGCCTACCTGATGATTGGCCAGCGCGACGCAGTCGGTCTGGTCACCTTCGATAAAACGATCCGCCGCTACCTGCCGCCGCGCTCGATCTCCAGTTACCTGAGCCTGCTGCTGCAAGAGATGCAAAACACCACCCCTTCGGCCATCACCGATGTCGCCCAAACACTGCACCAGATGGCCGAGCGCATTCATCGCCGCGGGCTGATCATGCTCTTCTCAGACCTGCTCGATGAACCCCAGCGGATTATCTCCGGCCTCAAACATTTCCGCCACAATCACCACGAGGTCATCGTCTTTCACCTCCTCGACCCGCTGGAACGCTCTTTCGATTTCAGCGAGGAGGGCCTCTTTATCGATATCGAAAACGGCGACACCATGACGACGCAGCCCTGGCATATCCGCGGCGACTACCGCCGCCTGATGGCCGGGCACATCGAGACGCTGCGGCGCCAGTGCCGTGAGAACCGCATTGATTATGTCTTGATGGATACAGGGGTCTCGTTCGAGGGGGCGCTGCTGCAATATCTCAGCAAACGCCAGCGGATCGGCGGTTGA
- a CDS encoding AAA family ATPase — protein MEVRGAHDLDAVQQLNQAYQAIKNEIGKIIIGQHQVIDELLISLLARGHALLVGVPGLAKTLLISTLARVLDLEFKRIQFTPDLMPSDITGTEVIEEEPGSGRKAFKYAKGPIFANIILADEINRTPPKTQSALLQAMQEHEVSAAGVTYKLDEPFFVLATQNPIEQEGTYPLPEAQLDRFMFNLWVDYPQEEEEEQIVRATTSAYQADLRVVLKAADIIALQDLVRRVPVAENVIHYAVRLARSTRPGSAHAPAFIREWITWGAGPRASQYLILGAKTRAILHGRPTPDIADVRALAKPVLRHRLVANFNAEAEGVTTSQIIDRLIAEQER, from the coding sequence ATGGAAGTGCGTGGTGCCCACGATCTGGATGCGGTGCAACAGCTCAATCAAGCCTACCAGGCTATCAAGAACGAAATCGGCAAGATCATCATCGGCCAGCACCAGGTGATCGACGAACTGCTCATCTCGCTGCTGGCCCGCGGACACGCCCTGCTGGTGGGCGTTCCCGGCCTGGCCAAGACCCTGCTGATCAGCACGCTGGCGCGCGTCCTGGACCTCGAATTCAAGCGCATCCAGTTCACCCCGGATTTGATGCCCTCCGACATCACCGGCACCGAAGTGATCGAGGAGGAACCGGGCAGCGGCCGCAAGGCTTTTAAATATGCCAAGGGCCCGATTTTCGCCAACATCATCCTCGCCGACGAGATCAACCGCACACCGCCCAAGACCCAGTCGGCCTTGCTCCAGGCGATGCAGGAGCATGAAGTGTCCGCCGCCGGAGTCACCTACAAACTCGACGAGCCCTTTTTCGTCCTCGCCACTCAGAATCCGATCGAACAGGAAGGCACCTACCCCCTGCCCGAGGCCCAGCTCGACCGTTTCATGTTCAACCTTTGGGTGGATTACCCTCAAGAAGAGGAGGAGGAGCAGATCGTGCGGGCCACGACCAGTGCCTATCAGGCCGATCTCCGGGTGGTTCTCAAGGCCGCCGACATCATCGCCCTCCAGGATCTGGTGCGCCGGGTGCCGGTAGCAGAAAACGTCATCCACTACGCCGTGCGCCTGGCCCGCAGTACCCGGCCGGGCTCCGCGCATGCACCGGCTTTCATCCGCGAGTGGATCACCTGGGGCGCCGGCCCGCGCGCCTCGCAATACCTGATCCTCGGCGCCAAGACCCGCGCTATCCTCCACGGCCGCCCCACCCCCGATATCGCCGACGTGCGCGCTCTCGCCAAACCGGTGTTACGTCACCGCCTCGTCGCCAATTTCAACGCCGAGGCGGAGGGGGTCACCACCAGCCAGATCATCGACCGCCTGATCGCGGAGCAGGAGAGGTAG
- the rlmN gene encoding 23S rRNA (adenine(2503)-C(2))-methyltransferase RlmN: MKTNLVGMNRSDLEAYAQSIGEKPFRGRQLFSWIYAKGKADFAEMSDLAKATRLKLAQVAELGWMTLEQKAVSSASSSVKYLFRLGDGALIESVYIPEAGRRTLCISSQVGCALGCTFCATGALGFRRSLTIGEIVDQVLQTARDIGAQPTNIVFMGMGEPMVNYEATMAAAALINDAEGIAIGHRHIVISTVGIPSAILRYADEGQPFRLAISLHSAIDEKRRQIVPIGRRHPLPELLNAVKYYAKKARRRPTFEYVLLADFNDGEEDAAALRRLAAEVPCKVNLIPYNPALSGFGFRRPDDGQVARFAAWLAPLHAPVSVRWSKGTDIDAACGQLAGKAIAHHR; this comes from the coding sequence ATGAAAACCAACCTTGTCGGCATGAACCGCTCCGATCTGGAAGCCTATGCGCAATCGATCGGGGAGAAACCCTTCCGCGGCAGGCAGCTCTTCAGCTGGATCTATGCCAAAGGGAAGGCCGATTTTGCGGAAATGAGCGATCTGGCCAAGGCCACCCGCCTGAAACTGGCGCAAGTGGCGGAGCTGGGCTGGATGACCCTGGAGCAAAAGGCGGTCTCATCGGCGAGCAGTTCGGTCAAATATCTCTTCCGCCTCGGCGACGGCGCCCTGATTGAATCGGTCTACATCCCCGAGGCCGGGCGGCGGACCCTGTGCATCTCCTCGCAGGTGGGCTGCGCCCTAGGCTGCACCTTTTGCGCCACAGGTGCCCTCGGCTTCAGGCGCAGCCTGACCATCGGCGAGATCGTCGATCAGGTGCTGCAAACCGCACGCGATATCGGCGCCCAGCCGACGAACATCGTCTTCATGGGCATGGGCGAGCCGATGGTCAACTACGAGGCCACCATGGCCGCTGCAGCCTTGATCAACGACGCCGAAGGTATCGCCATCGGCCACCGCCACATCGTCATTTCCACGGTCGGAATCCCGTCTGCTATCCTGCGCTACGCCGATGAGGGGCAACCCTTCCGGCTCGCCATTTCACTGCACTCGGCCATTGATGAAAAGCGACGGCAGATCGTCCCCATCGGCCGGCGTCATCCGCTGCCCGAACTGCTGAATGCCGTCAAGTACTATGCCAAAAAAGCGCGCCGACGCCCCACATTTGAATACGTCCTCCTGGCCGATTTCAATGACGGTGAAGAAGATGCCGCGGCCCTGCGCCGGCTGGCGGCCGAGGTGCCCTGCAAGGTCAACCTGATCCCCTACAACCCGGCCCTCTCTGGCTTCGGCTTCCGGCGTCCCGATGACGGACAGGTTGCGCGCTTTGCCGCTTGGCTGGCGCCCCTGCATGCCCCAGTTTCGGTGCGCTGGAGCAAGGGGACCGATATTGACGCCGCCTGCGGGCAGCTGGCGGGCAAGGCGATTGCACACCATCGATAA
- a CDS encoding alpha/beta fold hydrolase produces MFRIDKIIGIGLTVLLLGAGALLAQPEDQHPTPPDRITGAWQGTLKVMGSELRLVFRIAQSADGTLTALLDSPDQGAKDIPTSKVTFERDSLRIESALIHGLYQGRFHRDSLVFAGFWKQGGMSFPLDLKRGEVSMRRPQEPALPLPYRSEEVTVHNTTAGIDLAGTLTRPASGGPFPAAVLITGSGPQDRDEALMGHRPFLVLADYLTRHGIAVLRMDDRGVGKSKGSFAAATTPDFTGDALAGVAYLKSLPFVQPRQIGLIGHSEGGIVAPMAANRSRDVAWIILLAGTGLPGEEILYRQGELIARASGASAAAIANERTIQEKLFAVVKTEKNDSLAAAKLRPILEAAIAGLSEEEKKAMGPADLYFNGQIRQITSPWFRYFLTYDPVPALKRVKCPVLAINGALDLQVPPRENLQAIERALQAGGNRDYTVRLFPGLNHLFQNATTGAPSEYGQIEETLSPVVLETLTEWILARTAKIH; encoded by the coding sequence ATGTTTAGAATAGACAAGATCATCGGCATCGGCCTGACCGTTCTGCTCCTCGGCGCCGGCGCCCTGCTGGCCCAGCCAGAAGATCAGCATCCCACGCCGCCGGACCGGATCACCGGCGCATGGCAGGGAACCCTCAAGGTAATGGGCAGCGAGCTGCGTCTGGTTTTCCGGATCGCGCAGAGTGCGGACGGCACGCTCACCGCTCTGCTCGACAGCCCCGATCAGGGAGCCAAGGATATCCCGACCTCGAAAGTGACCTTTGAAAGGGATTCCTTGAGGATCGAATCGGCTCTGATCCATGGACTCTATCAGGGGCGCTTTCATCGCGACAGTCTGGTTTTCGCCGGGTTTTGGAAGCAGGGTGGGATGAGCTTTCCGCTTGATCTGAAACGGGGCGAGGTCAGTATGCGGCGTCCCCAGGAACCCGCCCTGCCCCTGCCCTACCGAAGCGAGGAGGTGACGGTGCACAACACTACGGCGGGCATCGACCTGGCCGGAACCCTCACGCGTCCCGCTTCGGGTGGGCCCTTCCCGGCCGCGGTGCTGATCACCGGCTCCGGCCCGCAGGATCGTGATGAAGCCCTCATGGGCCACCGCCCCTTTCTGGTGCTTGCCGACTATCTGACCCGTCATGGTATCGCGGTATTGCGCATGGACGACCGTGGTGTGGGCAAGTCGAAGGGATCCTTCGCTGCAGCGACCACGCCCGACTTTACCGGTGATGCCCTGGCGGGGGTCGCTTACCTCAAGTCGCTGCCCTTCGTTCAGCCCCGGCAGATCGGCCTGATCGGTCACAGCGAGGGCGGCATCGTCGCCCCCATGGCTGCAAACCGCTCGCGGGATGTCGCCTGGATCATCCTCCTGGCGGGCACCGGTCTGCCCGGCGAGGAGATTCTCTACCGCCAGGGTGAGCTGATCGCCCGGGCCAGCGGGGCAAGCGCAGCGGCCATCGCCAATGAGCGGACGATCCAGGAGAAGCTCTTTGCGGTCGTGAAGACGGAGAAAAACGATTCGCTGGCGGCTGCAAAGCTGCGCCCGATCTTGGAGGCGGCAATCGCCGGATTGAGCGAGGAAGAAAAAAAGGCGATGGGACCCGCGGATCTTTATTTTAACGGACAGATCCGCCAGATCACCTCGCCCTGGTTCCGCTATTTCCTAACCTACGATCCGGTCCCGGCGCTGAAAAGGGTGAAATGTCCGGTGCTGGCGATCAACGGCGCCCTCGATCTTCAGGTGCCGCCGCGCGAGAACCTCCAGGCCATCGAGCGGGCCCTCCAGGCGGGCGGCAACCGTGACTATACGGTTCGGCTGTTTCCCGGCCTCAACCATCTCTTTCAGAATGCCACCACCGGCGCGCCGTCCGAGTACGGCCAGATCGAGGAGACCCTTTCGCCGGTGGTACTGGAGACGTTGACAGAGTGGATTTTGGCCCGTACGGCAAAAATCCATTGA
- a CDS encoding bifunctional lysine ketoglutarate reductase /saccharopine dehydrogenase family protein: MKTSIGIRREDKNIWERRSAIIPEHLSRLREALPLEAICQPFQTRAFSDEEYERAGARIQDDLSPCAIIFGIKEIPIERLMPRKTYLFFSHTIKGQPYNMPMLARLLELGCTLIDYELIKDANGRRLVFFGRFAGMAGMVDTLHTLGLRLRHIGYDTPLTEIRMAYQYRDIAEAKAEVKRVGNKIAATGLPKAIRPMVIGFSGYGHVSKGAQEVFDLLPHQEVEPQEISALSPNHDGLFHKVVFAERDMVRPIDPGKSFELNDYFERPEGYLSQFEAHLPHLSALVNGIYWDNRYPRLLTKHYLKTRWAQSEPLKLQVVGDISCDINGSIECTEKATAPDHPMYVYDPRSDSIRDGVEGEGVVILAVDNLPAEVPRDASRAFSESLLPFMPAICMADYTQPLEALKLPPEIKNAILCHQGALSPAFRYLREHLNKA, from the coding sequence ATGAAAACAAGCATCGGGATCCGGCGCGAAGACAAGAATATCTGGGAACGCCGATCAGCCATCATACCGGAACATCTCAGCCGACTGCGGGAGGCGCTCCCGCTTGAGGCTATCTGTCAGCCCTTCCAGACGCGTGCCTTCTCCGACGAGGAGTACGAGCGCGCCGGCGCCCGCATCCAGGACGATCTCTCCCCCTGCGCCATCATCTTCGGCATCAAGGAGATTCCCATCGAACGGCTGATGCCGCGAAAAACCTATCTTTTCTTCTCCCATACCATCAAGGGGCAGCCCTATAATATGCCGATGCTGGCGCGGTTGCTGGAACTCGGCTGCACCCTGATCGATTATGAATTGATCAAGGATGCCAACGGCCGCCGTCTGGTCTTTTTCGGCCGCTTCGCGGGCATGGCCGGCATGGTCGACACCCTGCACACCCTTGGGCTCCGGCTCCGCCATATCGGTTACGATACCCCCCTGACGGAGATTCGCATGGCCTATCAATACCGCGACATCGCCGAGGCCAAGGCCGAGGTCAAGCGGGTCGGCAACAAGATTGCCGCCACTGGTCTGCCCAAAGCCATCCGCCCGATGGTCATCGGTTTTTCCGGTTATGGACACGTTTCCAAGGGCGCCCAGGAGGTCTTCGATCTTCTGCCCCATCAGGAAGTCGAACCGCAGGAGATCAGCGCCTTGAGCCCGAACCATGATGGCCTGTTTCACAAGGTGGTTTTTGCCGAGCGCGACATGGTCCGGCCGATCGACCCCGGCAAGAGTTTCGAGCTGAATGATTATTTCGAGCGGCCGGAAGGGTACCTTTCGCAGTTCGAGGCGCATTTGCCCCATCTCAGCGCCCTGGTAAACGGCATCTACTGGGACAATCGTTATCCCCGGCTGCTCACCAAGCACTATCTTAAGACGCGCTGGGCGCAGAGCGAACCGCTCAAGCTGCAGGTTGTCGGCGACATCAGCTGCGATATCAACGGCTCAATCGAGTGCACCGAGAAAGCCACCGCACCGGATCACCCGATGTATGTCTATGATCCCCGGTCCGACTCCATCCGCGACGGGGTTGAGGGGGAGGGCGTGGTGATTTTGGCGGTTGACAATTTGCCCGCCGAGGTGCCCCGGGATGCCTCCCGGGCTTTCAGCGAGTCCCTGCTGCCCTTCATGCCGGCCATTTGTATGGCCGACTATACCCAGCCGCTGGAGGCTCTCAAGCTGCCGCCGGAGATCAAGAATGCGATCCTCTGCCATCAGGGTGCGTTGTCACCCGCGTTCCGTTATTTACGGGAACATCTAAACAAAGCGTAA
- a CDS encoding saccharopine dehydrogenase C-terminal domain-containing protein, with product MKKVLVLGAGLVSRPLVRYLLDQPDTQVIIASRTVSKAEALIEGHPGGKAVAATVQEKEKLESLVAEADVAISLLPWIYHVQVAEMCLKNKTHLVTTSYVSPAMRALDQQAKDQGLLFLNEIGLDPGIDHMSAMKMIHEVAHKGGRVTSFESVCGGLPAPEANDNPWGYKFSWSPRGVLLAGRNSAHFLRDGKDMVIENRDLFRTVMIKSVKGIGWLEVYPNRDSMLYQELYGLKEAKTIFRGTFRNPGWCETLEKVVLLGFLNDSERPEILKWNWAQLTASLIGAKPENVKAAMARHLEIPEVHEVIKRFEWLGLFSTEPVTSNPPTLLDALTALMEKKMAYRPGERDLVVLQHEFVAEYPGGKKEAITSLLVDYGIPHGDTSMARTVSLPAAVAVKLMNQGKITLTGVHIPIVPEIYEPVLDELEKMNIRFVDSYKFLA from the coding sequence ATGAAAAAAGTTCTGGTTCTGGGCGCTGGTCTGGTCTCTCGTCCCCTGGTCCGTTACCTGCTCGATCAGCCGGATACGCAGGTCATCATCGCCAGCCGCACGGTCAGCAAGGCCGAGGCGCTGATCGAAGGCCATCCCGGCGGCAAGGCGGTGGCGGCGACGGTACAGGAGAAGGAGAAACTCGAAAGTCTGGTGGCGGAAGCCGATGTGGCCATCAGCCTGCTGCCCTGGATCTATCATGTGCAGGTGGCCGAGATGTGCCTCAAGAACAAGACCCATCTGGTGACCACCAGCTATGTAAGTCCGGCAATGCGGGCTCTCGACCAGCAGGCGAAGGACCAGGGTTTGCTTTTTCTGAATGAGATCGGTCTTGATCCTGGCATCGATCATATGTCGGCGATGAAGATGATCCATGAAGTGGCGCACAAGGGGGGACGGGTGACCTCTTTTGAATCGGTCTGCGGTGGCCTGCCGGCGCCCGAAGCCAATGACAATCCTTGGGGCTACAAGTTCTCATGGAGCCCGCGCGGCGTGCTGCTGGCAGGCCGCAACTCCGCCCATTTCCTCCGGGATGGAAAGGATATGGTGATCGAGAACCGCGACCTCTTTCGTACTGTTATGATCAAGAGCGTCAAGGGCATCGGCTGGCTCGAGGTCTATCCCAATCGCGATTCGATGCTTTACCAGGAACTCTATGGCCTCAAGGAGGCCAAAACCATTTTCCGCGGCACCTTCCGCAATCCCGGCTGGTGTGAAACACTCGAAAAGGTCGTGCTGCTCGGTTTTCTCAACGACAGCGAACGGCCGGAGATCCTCAAATGGAACTGGGCACAGCTGACCGCCTCCCTGATTGGCGCCAAGCCGGAGAATGTCAAGGCGGCCATGGCCCGCCATCTCGAGATACCGGAGGTTCACGAGGTGATCAAACGTTTCGAATGGCTGGGTCTTTTCAGCACGGAGCCGGTGACGAGCAATCCACCAACCCTTCTGGATGCCCTCACCGCTTTGATGGAGAAAAAGATGGCCTATCGTCCAGGCGAGCGCGACCTGGTTGTGCTGCAGCACGAGTTCGTCGCGGAGTACCCGGGCGGCAAGAAGGAGGCGATCACCAGCCTGCTGGTCGATTACGGCATCCCTCACGGCGATACCTCGATGGCGCGCACGGTCAGCCTCCCCGCCGCGGTCGCTGTCAAACTGATGAACCAGGGCAAGATAACCCTCACCGGTGTTCATATTCCCATCGTGCCCGAAATCTATGAACCGGTACTGGATGAACTCGAAAAGATGAACATCCGCTTCGTCGATAGCTACAAGTTCCTGGCCTGA
- a CDS encoding SDR family NAD(P)-dependent oxidoreductase, translated as MNKTVLLTGASFGIGYELAKLFARDHHHLVLVARSGDKLAADAEELTRLGAASVLCLVRDLSQVESPDEIFRYVTEKELQIDILVNNAGFGDHGPFAETEWEKDAAMVQVNITSLLHLTRLFLPGMIERRSGQILNVASTAAFQPGPYMALYYASKAFVLSFSEALAEECRESGVIVTALCPGPTATEFQARAHTEGTAISGSGRGVLRMMDATAVARLGYRAMLAGKRVAVTGALNRIGAWSGRHLPRPLIMKTIKQIHRKRPLLLLALCTVLAGFRGTARAGDEPPAMLREMRGVWVATVANIDWPSRPGLPVAEQQTEALAILDRVQALKMNAVILQVRPQADALYASTLEPWSYYLTGEQGRAPEPWYDPLEFWVAQAHARGLELHAWFNPYRAGHPAMHNAFSNHSVVRRHPEWVHALADTGYYWLDPAVKGVQEHSLAVVLDVVRRYDVDGIHFDDYFYPYREYNRGGDFPDEAAWQAYRAGGGRLARDDWRRDAVNRFIEKVYKGIKKAKPWVKFGISPFGVYRPGYPEGYGGGFDQYAVLYADARLWLNRGWVDYFTPQLYWNISNLQTSYPVLLGWWQGENCKGRQLWPGLYMRPEIERRQMALEIVNQVMVTRGMLRAAPGTILFSMRSLMNADSVYFKVLAQGPFARAALMPACRWLDDRAPEPPLVQVTANDSGHHLIWQPRGKEKPFLYALYFKSAGRWRQKLFPAVVTETDLPGAGGGISALAVTAVDRVGNESKRRVIVLE; from the coding sequence ATGAATAAAACGGTGCTCCTCACCGGCGCCTCATTCGGCATCGGCTATGAACTGGCCAAACTTTTCGCCCGCGATCATCATCACCTGGTGCTGGTGGCTCGCAGCGGGGACAAGCTGGCCGCGGACGCGGAAGAGCTGACTCGGCTCGGTGCGGCCTCGGTCCTTTGCCTGGTCCGGGATCTGTCCCAGGTCGAATCCCCTGATGAAATATTCAGGTACGTGACCGAAAAAGAGCTGCAGATCGACATCCTGGTCAACAATGCCGGTTTCGGCGACCATGGCCCCTTTGCCGAAACCGAATGGGAGAAAGACGCCGCGATGGTTCAGGTCAACATCACCAGCCTGCTCCATCTGACCCGGCTTTTTTTGCCGGGGATGATCGAGCGCCGCAGCGGCCAAATCCTCAATGTCGCCTCCACCGCGGCCTTTCAACCCGGGCCGTACATGGCCCTCTATTACGCCTCCAAGGCTTTCGTTCTCTCCTTCAGCGAGGCCCTGGCCGAGGAGTGCCGGGAGAGCGGGGTGATTGTCACGGCGCTCTGTCCCGGGCCGACCGCGACGGAATTCCAGGCGCGCGCCCATACGGAAGGCACGGCCATTTCCGGGTCCGGAAGGGGCGTACTCCGGATGATGGATGCCACTGCAGTGGCCCGCCTCGGCTACCGTGCGATGCTTGCCGGGAAGCGCGTGGCGGTGACCGGCGCCCTCAACCGCATCGGCGCCTGGAGCGGGCGCCATCTGCCTCGCCCCCTGATCATGAAGACGATCAAGCAGATTCATCGCAAACGGCCGCTCCTCCTACTTGCCCTCTGCACCGTGCTGGCGGGATTCCGTGGCACCGCTCGGGCGGGGGATGAGCCGCCGGCTATGCTGCGAGAGATGCGGGGCGTCTGGGTGGCCACGGTGGCCAATATCGACTGGCCCTCCCGGCCCGGACTGCCGGTGGCGGAGCAGCAGACCGAGGCGCTGGCAATCCTCGACCGGGTGCAGGCCTTGAAGATGAATGCCGTGATCCTGCAGGTGCGACCGCAGGCGGACGCCCTCTACGCCTCCACACTGGAGCCCTGGTCCTATTATCTGACCGGTGAGCAAGGCAGGGCCCCGGAACCCTGGTATGATCCCCTCGAATTCTGGGTTGCACAGGCCCACGCGCGTGGCCTCGAACTGCATGCCTGGTTCAATCCCTACCGCGCCGGTCATCCAGCGATGCACAATGCCTTTTCGAACCACTCGGTTGTCCGCCGCCACCCCGAATGGGTGCATGCCCTGGCCGACACCGGCTACTACTGGCTCGATCCGGCCGTCAAGGGGGTGCAAGAACACTCCCTGGCGGTGGTCCTGGATGTGGTGCGGCGCTATGATGTGGACGGGATCCATTTCGATGACTATTTTTATCCCTATCGCGAGTACAACCGCGGCGGCGATTTTCCCGACGAAGCGGCCTGGCAAGCATACCGCGCCGGCGGCGGCCGTCTTGCGCGCGACGACTGGCGGCGCGATGCGGTCAACCGCTTCATCGAGAAGGTCTACAAAGGGATTAAAAAGGCAAAGCCCTGGGTCAAGTTCGGCATCAGCCCCTTCGGGGTCTACCGGCCGGGCTACCCGGAGGGCTACGGCGGGGGATTCGATCAGTATGCTGTACTCTATGCGGATGCGCGGCTGTGGCTCAACAGGGGTTGGGTCGATTATTTTACACCGCAGCTCTACTGGAACATTTCCAACCTGCAGACGAGCTACCCAGTGCTTCTGGGATGGTGGCAGGGGGAGAACTGCAAGGGACGGCAGCTGTGGCCGGGCCTCTATATGCGCCCCGAGATTGAGCGCCGACAGATGGCCCTGGAAATTGTCAACCAGGTCATGGTGACGCGCGGCATGCTGCGCGCAGCGCCCGGGACGATCCTCTTCAGCATGCGTTCACTAATGAATGCCGACAGCGTCTATTTCAAGGTGCTCGCACAGGGCCCCTTTGCCCGGGCGGCGTTGATGCCCGCCTGCCGCTGGCTCGACGATCGGGCTCCCGAACCGCCGCTGGTGCAGGTCACGGCGAATGACAGCGGTCATCACCTCATCTGGCAGCCACGCGGCAAGGAGAAGCCCTTCCTCTATGCGCTTTACTTCAAGAGCGCCGGCCGTTGGCGCCAGAAACTCTTCCCGGCGGTGGTCACGGAGACGGATCTGCCTGGCGCCGGCGGCGGGATCTCCGCCCTTGCTGTGACCGCCGTCGACCGTGTCGGCAATGAGAGCAAGCGCAGGGTGATCGTCCTCGAATAG
- a CDS encoding nitroreductase family protein, which yields MEFQQVIQSRYSVRAYKADPVESEKLERVLQAANLAPTACNRQPFQLFVLETRGREAELGRIYSRPWFVQAPLVLAIVALPDEAWSRRDGANYALVDAAIAFDHLILAATDLGLGTCWIAAFDPQAARAVLQLPESAVPVAFTPLGYPADSPGAKHRKKLTELVRRGG from the coding sequence ATGGAATTCCAGCAGGTCATCCAATCCCGTTACAGCGTACGCGCCTACAAGGCGGATCCGGTGGAGTCTGAAAAGCTGGAACGGGTGCTCCAGGCGGCGAACCTCGCCCCCACGGCCTGCAATCGCCAGCCCTTCCAGCTGTTCGTATTGGAAACCCGCGGCCGCGAGGCCGAGCTGGGGCGCATATACAGCCGGCCCTGGTTTGTCCAGGCGCCGCTGGTCCTGGCCATTGTTGCCCTGCCGGATGAGGCCTGGTCGCGCCGCGATGGTGCTAATTATGCCCTTGTGGATGCCGCCATCGCCTTCGATCACCTCATCCTGGCCGCGACCGATCTCGGCCTTGGCACCTGCTGGATCGCCGCCTTCGATCCCCAGGCCGCGCGCGCTGTTCTGCAGCTGCCGGAGAGCGCTGTGCCCGTCGCCTTTACGCCGCTCGGCTACCCCGCCGACAGCCCTGGCGCCAAACACCGCAAGAAGCTGACCGAGCTGGTCCGGCGCGGAGGCTGA